One window of the Anabaena sphaerica FACHB-251 genome contains the following:
- a CDS encoding PrsW family glutamic-type intramembrane protease yields MTGKNARHNAFLRLVSSNEVASRPESRYSLLPNQEMVIGRDPSCQVVLDAMMYRMVSRRHAVVRPLSLSPDKRFSWVICDLNSANGTFLNGQLLQGSQELHQGDHISLGADGPQFIFEYEFIPQPTVMTANQGTVIASAKNKQLQSPHDSVSFTQLFPIISTGKDLTRKAYLVPGILTVIFVVLMFGTVGNPQANQVIVGSYIASAAYYFVYRLCGKQKPWWVLIAMALSTMLILLSPLLDFFIFVFRVILPGSLPLSQDSITFTELLVRMFFGAGLMEEFLKALPVLAAYFIGNSLPSPWRERIGVWEPLDGILLGTASAVGFTLLETLGQYVPVITQNVTQQAGVGAGQLVGLQLLIPRILGSVAGHMAYSGYLGYFIGLAVLKPLMGWQILSVGYLSASALHALWNATGSINALLLVVVGVLSYAFLMAAILKARVLSPTRAQNFATRFLEPK; encoded by the coding sequence ATGACAGGCAAAAACGCAAGACATAATGCATTTCTGCGGCTAGTGTCTAGTAATGAAGTAGCTTCCAGGCCAGAATCTCGCTACTCGCTGCTTCCCAATCAAGAGATGGTCATTGGACGCGACCCCAGCTGCCAAGTTGTCTTGGATGCCATGATGTACAGGATGGTGTCTCGTCGTCATGCAGTAGTTCGTCCCCTCTCGTTATCACCAGATAAGAGGTTCAGCTGGGTTATTTGCGATTTAAACAGTGCCAATGGCACTTTTTTAAATGGTCAACTTTTGCAAGGTTCTCAGGAATTACACCAGGGAGATCACATTTCTTTGGGTGCTGATGGTCCGCAATTCATTTTTGAGTATGAATTCATACCTCAACCCACAGTCATGACCGCTAATCAAGGTACAGTAATAGCCTCTGCCAAAAACAAGCAACTGCAATCACCGCATGACTCAGTTAGTTTCACACAGCTATTTCCAATTATTTCCACGGGAAAAGATTTAACTCGCAAGGCCTACCTTGTACCGGGAATATTAACAGTTATCTTCGTAGTGTTAATGTTCGGTACTGTAGGCAATCCCCAAGCAAATCAAGTAATTGTAGGGTCTTATATCGCCTCTGCTGCTTATTACTTTGTTTACCGACTTTGCGGTAAACAGAAGCCTTGGTGGGTACTCATTGCTATGGCATTGAGTACAATGCTAATTTTGCTCAGTCCTTTATTAGATTTTTTTATCTTTGTATTTCGCGTGATTTTGCCTGGTAGTCTACCCTTATCTCAAGATTCGATTACCTTCACAGAATTACTGGTGCGAATGTTTTTTGGCGCTGGGTTGATGGAAGAATTTCTCAAGGCATTACCAGTATTAGCTGCATATTTCATAGGTAACTCATTGCCATCACCCTGGCGGGAACGTATAGGAGTTTGGGAACCACTAGATGGTATTCTCTTGGGAACTGCTTCTGCTGTGGGTTTTACCTTGCTGGAAACTCTTGGTCAATATGTGCCTGTAATTACCCAAAATGTCACCCAACAAGCAGGAGTGGGTGCTGGTCAACTGGTGGGTTTGCAGCTACTGATTCCCAGAATTTTAGGTTCTGTCGCTGGACACATGGCTTACAGCGGATATTTGGGCTATTTTATCGGGTTGGCCGTCCTCAAGCCTTTAATGGGTTGGCAGATTCTCTCGGTTGGTTATTTAAGTGCCTCCGCCCTCCATGCCTTATGGAATGCTACGGGTTCTATTAATGCCCTGCTGTTGGTAGTTGTGGGTGTTTTATCTTATGCCTTTTTGATGGCGGCAATTCTCAAAGCACGGGTATTATCACCAACACGAGCGCAAAATTTCGCTACTCGCTTTCTTGAACCCAAATAA
- a CDS encoding NAD(P)H-quinone oxidoreductase subunit M: protein MDNPMLLKSTTRHIRIFAAEMDKDELVPSNHVLTLDVDPDNEFNWNEDTLQKVYRKFDELVEASSGVDLTDYNLRRIGSDIEHFLRSLLQKGEISYNLSSRVTNYSMGLPQVAANANQ, encoded by the coding sequence ATGGATAACCCGATGCTGCTCAAGTCCACAACCCGTCATATTCGCATTTTTGCGGCGGAGATGGACAAGGATGAACTAGTTCCTAGCAATCATGTCTTGACGTTAGATGTTGACCCAGACAACGAATTTAACTGGAATGAAGACACGCTACAAAAAGTTTATCGTAAGTTTGATGAACTAGTAGAAGCTTCAAGTGGTGTAGACCTAACAGATTATAACTTGCGTCGGATTGGGTCAGACATAGAGCATTTTCTGCGATCGCTCCTACAAAAAGGTGAAATTAGCTACAATCTCTCTAGCCGAGTTACTAACTACAGCATGGGACTACCCCAAGTTGCAGCCAACGCAAATCAATAA
- a CDS encoding protein phosphatase 2C domain-containing protein — protein sequence MENDAATLYCPNEYCQAANPLTHKFCQRCSTPLPKRYLWVVGDSLSLGSPGEILADRYLVLGQSIIFDLKPGLLPQVPELDNLEKIKAYLKLIPYRLHIPQVYGVLSLNQGQSQPEILLLEKPPLLADSTDTQVNLCSELTAAWGDASSMRQINWLWQIAHLWQPLATEGVASSLLDPYLIRVEGSLVRLLELRFDSSQTSPTLSQLGAFWQQLLKNAKPAIAGFLKQISDALIEGEINSSEQLITVLDQALAGLGTASCGRNSPIQSTTIKIITQTDTGPSRQRNEDACYPPSGVIVSKPPQQTALAIVCDGIGGHEGGNIASNLAIETIQQQVIQLTSVPFENIDPLILLSDLEQAIALVNDKISQRNDTEHRQGRQRMGTTLVMALPIAHEMYITHIGDSRAYWITRHGCYQVTLDDDVACREVRLGYAIYREALQHSGSGSLVQALGMSKSASLHPTSQRFIIDEDAVFLLTSDGLSDFDRVEECWETEILPVLNGDTNIETAVSRLMEIANTKNGHDNVTIALVHYQVKYCEPDIILKAEIPDISASNTVNLTPKRTNGTALGNSDQPTQVIPETKPARASKLPLQLLILLGVLLAAGSLGYWLKIQREPQSTSEPPIPSLSPQPTTTATPTPQSSENQ from the coding sequence ATGGAAAATGATGCGGCAACGCTGTACTGCCCAAATGAATATTGTCAAGCTGCCAACCCCTTGACTCACAAGTTTTGCCAGCGATGCTCCACACCCTTACCCAAGCGTTACCTGTGGGTAGTGGGAGATAGTTTGAGCCTGGGTAGTCCTGGAGAAATTTTAGCCGATCGCTATTTAGTCCTTGGTCAATCAATTATTTTTGATCTCAAACCTGGGTTATTACCCCAAGTACCTGAATTAGATAATTTAGAGAAAATAAAAGCTTATCTAAAACTAATCCCCTACCGCTTACATATACCACAAGTATATGGGGTGCTTTCTCTGAATCAGGGACAATCTCAGCCAGAAATATTGCTTCTGGAAAAACCGCCCCTGTTAGCTGATAGTACAGATACTCAAGTAAATCTGTGCAGCGAGTTAACCGCAGCTTGGGGTGATGCTTCATCAATGCGGCAAATTAATTGGCTTTGGCAAATAGCTCATTTGTGGCAACCTCTAGCAACTGAAGGAGTAGCCTCCAGCTTATTAGACCCCTATTTAATCCGAGTAGAAGGGTCATTAGTGAGGTTACTAGAATTGCGTTTTGATTCTTCCCAAACATCACCAACATTGTCACAATTAGGAGCATTTTGGCAACAACTCCTCAAAAATGCCAAGCCAGCCATAGCTGGTTTCCTCAAGCAAATTAGCGATGCTCTAATTGAAGGTGAAATCAACTCATCTGAGCAATTAATTACAGTTTTAGATCAAGCACTGGCAGGATTGGGGACAGCCTCCTGTGGACGAAACTCGCCAATCCAAAGCACCACCATTAAAATTATCACCCAAACAGATACAGGGCCTAGTCGTCAACGTAACGAAGATGCCTGTTACCCCCCTAGCGGCGTTATTGTCAGTAAACCTCCCCAGCAAACTGCCTTAGCTATTGTTTGTGACGGCATCGGTGGACATGAGGGAGGCAACATAGCATCAAACTTAGCCATTGAAACCATTCAGCAACAGGTCATCCAACTTACCTCAGTTCCTTTTGAAAACATAGACCCCTTAATACTTCTGAGTGATTTGGAACAGGCAATAGCACTTGTCAATGATAAAATCAGTCAGCGCAACGACACTGAACATCGCCAAGGGCGGCAACGGATGGGAACTACTCTAGTCATGGCCTTGCCCATCGCTCACGAAATGTACATTACCCATATTGGTGATAGTCGTGCCTATTGGATTACGCGCCACGGTTGTTATCAAGTTACCCTGGATGATGATGTCGCTTGCCGCGAAGTGCGATTAGGCTATGCCATTTATCGCGAAGCATTACAACATAGTGGTTCTGGCTCTTTAGTCCAAGCTTTAGGTATGAGTAAGAGCGCCTCATTGCATCCTACTTCCCAACGATTTATCATTGACGAGGATGCTGTTTTCTTGCTCACTTCCGATGGATTGAGTGATTTTGACCGCGTAGAAGAGTGTTGGGAAACAGAGATATTACCCGTTCTCAATGGGGACACAAATATAGAAACTGCTGTCTCCCGACTGATGGAAATCGCTAATACGAAAAATGGACATGATAATGTCACCATCGCTTTAGTACATTATCAAGTCAAATACTGCGAACCAGATATCATTCTCAAAGCAGAAATTCCTGATATTTCAGCCAGCAACACGGTAAATTTGACACCAAAAAGAACAAATGGAACAGCTTTGGGCAATTCCGACCAGCCAACTCAAGTAATTCCAGAAACCAAGCCTGCTCGTGCTTCCAAACTGCCACTACAGTTACTAATTCTTTTAGGGGTGCTTTTAGCAGCCGGTTCCCTGGGATATTGGCTCAAAATCCAACGAGAACCCCAATCTACATCCGAGCCACCAATTCCATCTCTCAGCCCACAACCAACTACAACAGCAACACCGACACCACAAAGCTCAGAAAACCAATAA
- a CDS encoding CHAT domain-containing protein gives MSCLNVAIARLVNTGTDNFAIWVVKAPYPSGYVLRDCVFSPELGQIWQEWQQMFAGHSPLDIALVSTSPGVNTLPIDFSSPLVGQTTSPYSSRLMQYLGISLWRWVFDGQILGSLERSRGMAMGQNKRLRFRLEIRDPDLIALPWEIMQREPGQSAISLSQDILFSRTTSEVEPLPNLRTDAALNVLLVLGHDDNLELETEAAILEKILSECSPSGKNSVSACMVKTLLQPTPQQLIQELETKAYNVFFYAGHGLPAPDGGLLFLGPNMTLNGIELAQVLTRTGVKLGVFNACWGAQPAAINQQAIPASSLAEVLIRHGVPAVLAMRDEIADQESHSFIKAFTEALRSRKPIDEAVAAARQELLTIYKFNQPAWTLPVLYLHPDFRGDLIKSVDEGITELPDTAISGITSPAPIASLRSLSSEGKTWLLRSGVTRIGRTKDNDIVIPELYISKRHAEILCRNILTGSKSVTTYYLQDFSTYGTTWCLSPNGWQQILREQVPLRSGMKLKFGSAKGETWEFMIEDPLTGDG, from the coding sequence ATGTCCTGCCTGAATGTGGCGATCGCTCGTCTGGTAAATACTGGCACTGATAACTTCGCTATTTGGGTGGTTAAAGCTCCCTATCCTAGTGGTTATGTTTTGCGTGACTGTGTTTTTTCTCCTGAACTCGGTCAAATTTGGCAAGAATGGCAGCAAATGTTTGCTGGTCATAGTCCCCTCGATATTGCTTTGGTCTCAACATCACCAGGAGTAAATACATTACCAATTGATTTTAGTTCACCCCTAGTCGGTCAAACTACAAGTCCCTACAGTAGTCGGTTGATGCAATATCTGGGCATTAGTTTATGGCGCTGGGTATTCGATGGACAAATTCTTGGTAGTCTGGAACGTAGTCGCGGTATGGCTATGGGTCAGAATAAACGGTTGCGTTTTCGCTTGGAAATTCGTGACCCTGATCTGATTGCTCTACCTTGGGAAATTATGCAGCGCGAACCCGGCCAATCAGCAATATCTCTTTCCCAAGATATTTTATTTAGTCGGACTACCAGTGAAGTTGAACCCCTGCCAAATTTGCGAACAGACGCGGCTTTAAATGTCTTGTTGGTTTTGGGACATGATGACAACCTAGAATTGGAAACAGAAGCTGCTATTCTGGAAAAAATCTTGTCAGAATGTAGTCCGTCTGGTAAAAATTCTGTATCAGCCTGTATGGTCAAGACACTCTTGCAACCCACTCCACAACAGTTAATTCAAGAGTTGGAAACCAAAGCCTACAATGTCTTTTTTTACGCTGGTCATGGATTACCTGCTCCCGATGGTGGTTTATTATTTTTGGGACCAAATATGACCCTCAATGGCATAGAATTAGCCCAAGTATTAACCCGCACAGGCGTAAAACTAGGGGTGTTTAATGCCTGCTGGGGAGCGCAACCAGCGGCTATTAATCAACAGGCTATACCCGCTAGCAGTTTAGCAGAAGTCCTCATCCGTCATGGTGTACCTGCAGTATTAGCAATGCGGGATGAAATTGCAGACCAGGAAAGTCATAGTTTTATTAAAGCTTTTACAGAAGCATTGCGATCGCGTAAACCAATTGATGAAGCAGTAGCTGCTGCTAGGCAAGAACTGTTAACAATATATAAGTTCAATCAACCAGCTTGGACATTACCAGTTCTTTACCTACATCCGGATTTTCGTGGTGACTTGATTAAAAGTGTTGATGAAGGAATTACGGAATTACCCGATACTGCTATCTCTGGTATAACTTCCCCAGCACCCATTGCTTCTTTACGATCGCTTTCATCAGAAGGTAAAACTTGGTTACTGCGTTCTGGTGTTACCCGTATTGGTCGCACGAAAGATAATGATATTGTTATCCCCGAACTATATATTTCCAAACGCCATGCCGAAATCCTCTGCCGTAATATTCTCACTGGTTCTAAATCAGTTACCACTTATTACTTGCAAGATTTCTCCACCTACGGTACAACTTGGTGTCTAAGCCCAAATGGTTGGCAACAAATTCTCCGTGAGCAAGTACCTCTGAGATCAGGAATGAAATTAAAGTTTGGCAGTGCTAAAGGCGAAACATGGGAGTTCATGATTGAAGACCCCTTGACAGGTGACGGATGA
- a CDS encoding phosphate-starvation-inducible PsiE family protein: protein MKRLFKQIKALTSDDNFMHFIENIEVVVSKILSILMVLVIFVAIADLSIFLVKELFDAPYGKFNTILFKVFGLFLNVLIALEILENITAYLKKHVFQVELVIVTSLIAIARKIIILDLEKVTGIDIIGLGIAILALSISYLIIRSSKSHNRD from the coding sequence ATGAAGAGATTATTTAAGCAAATTAAAGCCTTGACCAGCGATGATAACTTCATGCACTTCATTGAAAACATCGAAGTGGTAGTTTCTAAGATTCTCTCTATTTTGATGGTGCTGGTAATTTTTGTGGCTATTGCAGATTTGAGTATTTTTCTGGTTAAAGAGTTATTCGATGCACCTTACGGTAAATTTAATACCATTTTATTTAAGGTATTTGGTTTATTTTTAAATGTTCTAATTGCTTTAGAAATTTTAGAAAATATCACAGCTTATCTAAAAAAACACGTTTTTCAGGTTGAGTTAGTAATTGTTACCTCCTTAATTGCTATCGCCCGAAAAATTATTATTCTGGATTTAGAAAAAGTAACAGGAATTGATATTATAGGATTAGGAATTGCTATACTTGCTCTCTCGATTAGTTATTTAATAATTCGTTCTAGCAAATCCCATAATAGAGATTAG
- a CDS encoding nitrate reductase associated protein, with the protein MTEFFEFEADFVDALRCIPMQVRCKLDTCGIKLKLSDWNQITLSQRTTLVELPCSTETEIEFYQEYLQKLILEHTGKPASKLPIEPHPPWMDSTTVPPSVQEKAQEIGVTITLQQWEMLTPLQRFALLKLSRPGHENKNFPNAMAEFNLI; encoded by the coding sequence ATAACCGAATTTTTTGAATTTGAAGCAGATTTTGTTGACGCTCTCCGTTGCATACCGATGCAGGTACGTTGTAAGTTAGATACCTGTGGGATAAAACTCAAATTGTCTGATTGGAATCAGATAACTTTATCACAACGTACCACTTTAGTTGAATTACCCTGCTCAACAGAAACAGAGATTGAATTTTACCAAGAGTATCTACAAAAATTAATTTTAGAACATACAGGCAAACCAGCTAGTAAATTACCAATTGAGCCTCATCCCCCTTGGATGGATTCTACAACTGTACCACCTAGCGTTCAGGAAAAAGCACAAGAAATAGGTGTTACCATCACGTTACAACAGTGGGAAATGTTAACTCCATTACAACGGTTTGCTCTGCTTAAACTTAGTCGTCCCGGACATGAAAACAAAAACTTTCCCAACGCAATGGCAGAATTTAATCTGATTTAG
- a CDS encoding molybdopterin oxidoreductase family protein, giving the protein MNEFTKTLCPYCGVGCGLEVSPPAQHGKATNRDSEGTPTWRVRGDKSHPSSQGMVCVKGATIAESLDKNRLNYPMMRDSLKQEFRRVSWDEAFDKITQRIQTLRLNGDETDSICMYGSGQFQTEDYYLAQKLLKGCLGTNNFDANSRLCMSSAVSGYIQSFGADGPPCCYEDLELTDCAFLIGTNTAECHPIIFNRLAKYHKKNRHVKMVVVDPRRTPTAEAADLHLAIRPGTDIDLLNGIAHLLMRWNYIDTLFMDDCTSNFPAYAEVIRHYSPDVVASRCGISIADLETAAKYWGKSKSVLSLWSMGVNQSTEGTAKVRTIINLHLMTGQIGKPGAGPFSLTGQPNAMGGREAGGLAHLLPGYRLVKNEQHRTEVEDFWGLERGKISPVAGLTAWDMITGLESGNVGLLWIAATNPAVSMPDLERTKKALLKSPFTIYQDAYYPTETSAYAHVLLPAAQWGEKTGIMTNSERRVTLCSAFREPPREAKPDWEIFAEVGRRLGFEDKFAFNNSAEVYAEFVQLTRHRPCDMSGLSHQKLQVQGPTQWPHPKEEAGTRRGRDAGKRLYTDLRFHTPDGRARFGAYYSKGLAEPPDPNYPFVLTTGRLYGHWHTQTRTGRIEKIRQMHPEPFIEIHPRDAATLGIIDHQWLEVRSRRGKTKFPAKVTKAISPGTVFVPMHWGKLWADDAEANNLTHSESCPDSLQPELKACAVQLVPIFVESTAKNYQLQSSQW; this is encoded by the coding sequence ATGAATGAATTCACAAAAACACTTTGTCCTTATTGCGGTGTTGGTTGCGGTTTAGAAGTTTCCCCACCAGCCCAACATGGAAAAGCCACAAATCGAGATAGTGAAGGAACTCCAACTTGGCGGGTACGTGGTGATAAATCACATCCATCTAGTCAAGGAATGGTATGCGTTAAAGGTGCCACTATTGCTGAATCTTTAGATAAAAATAGATTGAATTATCCAATGATGCGCGATTCTTTAAAACAAGAATTTCGTCGCGTTAGTTGGGATGAAGCCTTTGATAAAATTACCCAACGGATTCAAACATTACGCTTAAATGGTGATGAAACAGATTCTATCTGTATGTATGGTTCTGGACAATTTCAAACTGAAGATTATTATCTTGCTCAAAAATTACTCAAAGGTTGTTTAGGTACTAATAATTTTGATGCTAATTCCCGTCTTTGTATGTCTAGTGCAGTGTCTGGGTACATTCAAAGTTTTGGTGCTGATGGGCCTCCTTGCTGTTATGAAGATTTGGAATTAACTGATTGTGCATTTTTAATTGGCACAAATACAGCAGAATGTCACCCGATTATTTTTAACCGTTTGGCAAAATATCATAAAAAAAATCGTCATGTGAAAATGGTAGTTGTTGATCCTCGTCGCACTCCCACCGCAGAAGCAGCAGATTTACATTTAGCTATTCGTCCTGGTACAGATATTGATTTGTTAAATGGGATTGCTCATTTATTAATGCGCTGGAATTACATTGATACATTATTCATGGATGATTGTACAAGCAATTTTCCAGCTTATGCCGAAGTAATTCGCCATTATTCGCCGGATGTGGTAGCTAGTCGATGTGGTATTAGTATTGCAGATTTAGAAACTGCTGCTAAATATTGGGGAAAATCAAAATCTGTACTTTCTTTATGGTCGATGGGTGTCAATCAATCTACAGAAGGTACGGCTAAAGTTAGAACTATTATTAATTTACATTTAATGACGGGGCAAATAGGTAAACCTGGTGCTGGCCCTTTTTCTCTCACTGGTCAACCTAACGCAATGGGAGGACGGGAAGCGGGAGGTTTAGCGCATTTGTTGCCGGGTTATCGTCTGGTAAAAAATGAACAACATCGCACAGAAGTTGAAGATTTTTGGGGTTTAGAAAGAGGTAAAATTTCACCTGTTGCTGGTTTAACAGCTTGGGATATGATTACTGGTTTGGAATCTGGAAATGTGGGTTTATTGTGGATAGCTGCCACTAATCCCGCTGTGAGTATGCCAGATTTAGAACGCACTAAAAAAGCATTGTTAAAATCGCCTTTTACTATATATCAAGATGCTTATTATCCTACGGAAACATCAGCTTATGCTCATGTTTTATTACCTGCGGCGCAGTGGGGCGAAAAAACTGGGATAATGACTAATTCAGAAAGAAGAGTAACTCTGTGTTCAGCTTTTCGTGAACCACCAAGGGAAGCAAAACCAGATTGGGAAATTTTTGCAGAAGTGGGACGACGCTTGGGTTTTGAGGATAAGTTCGCTTTTAATAATTCTGCGGAAGTTTATGCGGAGTTTGTACAATTAACTCGTCACCGTCCTTGTGATATGTCAGGTTTGAGTCACCAAAAATTACAAGTACAAGGACCGACTCAATGGCCACACCCAAAAGAGGAGGCAGGGACGCGGAGAGGCAGGGACGCGGGGAAACGTCTTTACACGGATTTACGTTTTCATACCCCTGATGGACGCGCTAGGTTTGGCGCATATTATTCAAAAGGACTCGCAGAACCACCTGATCCCAATTATCCTTTTGTATTAACTACTGGGCGACTTTACGGACATTGGCACACACAAACGCGCACGGGTAGAATTGAGAAAATTCGCCAAATGCACCCGGAACCGTTTATTGAGATTCATCCCCGTGATGCTGCGACGTTGGGAATTATTGATCATCAGTGGTTAGAAGTGCGATCGCGTCGTGGTAAAACTAAGTTTCCTGCTAAAGTCACAAAAGCTATTTCTCCTGGTACTGTTTTTGTCCCCATGCACTGGGGTAAGCTATGGGCTGATGATGCTGAAGCCAATAATCTCACCCATTCAGAATCTTGTCCTGATTCCCTCCAACCAGAATTAAAAGCTTGTGCTGTGCAGCTAGTCCCAATTTTTGTAGAATCTACAGCCAAAAATTATCAGCTTCAGTCCTCACAATGGTAA